A single region of the Xiphophorus maculatus strain JP 163 A chromosome 3, X_maculatus-5.0-male, whole genome shotgun sequence genome encodes:
- the LOC102225673 gene encoding keratin, type II cytoskeletal 79-like, which yields MSRSPERMSSYRRHFEDSSSSSSSLTYQVRVSSPSPTRREVRHASAGYSARAGSRSIRVDSVGRRNVSAARRSRVAGVGVSAGAMVCVGPSGEAPMDLDAAAAESQEFLSTRTNERQEMIVLNDRLAVYIDKVRMLEQKNKLLEAEIEAYQNRFQKPTGLRLLYEEQLKELKKIADQMRVQRDISFAAKEAAAGQLEAIKIRYEEALELRKKAELEIEAFRPDVDKATSSRIALEKKLEQLEVEIEFLKRIHQQEIEELMKQIYAAHVSAESAFSLPDLAGALKQIQTQYDDIAAKNLQEMDSWYKNKFEDLTKKTSRHVDKVRSVREEIAGAKKDIQNKERGLDSLRTKNEALEARLRETLEKHKKELEELQARIEALQLELKSTKTKIALHLREYQELLNIKMALEIEITTYRKLIEGEDLRLSGMMNSLSVTSCSMSAIGAGVSISGGSIDGVGGLGGGPIIGGGRGGVGGMVGGLGLSADMVAGVTGSLSGDGKVLDGRSTGDMKSPAGRANIEQGGVGVRAGDESLGTDGRMSASGASGFGSGSFGPGTGKVGTVGSSAGVLGAGPEGPGFGTPGLGTDVGGEGSIHRGLGDRSGIRTHADGDISGVVGGVGAAGVGFKRGYGGETEGRSTDLDSGVGGVGFGCGGIGDSSGVETHADGNILSSAGGVRAAGADIKGVGLDTGVGGVGLISREMGGSGGVGAQLDGNISGGVSAAGMGLGRGGATEGKGTRVDGGMGDDGGTARGATLSETRRGISGAARPAGRGGDDVGVALSGGGGVGGVGRIGGGKGDICGVKIGSGSDGFDGNTESYVEQAVELTERRTVLIRTVKKEDDVLEMDHQEQTYTITGAASDSDVE from the exons ATGAGTCGCAGCCCGGAGAGAATGTCGTCTTACCGCCGTCACTTTgaggacagcagcagcagcagcagcagcttgacCTACCAGGTCAGGGTGTCCAGCCCGTCCCCGACCCGGAGGGAGGTCCGCCATGCCTCCGCCGGCTACTCGGCCAGAGCCGGGTCCCGCAGCATCCGAGTGGACTCGGTGGGACGAAGGAACGTGTCTGCGGCACGGAGGTCACGCGTTGCTGGCGTTGG AGTAAGCGCAGGAGCCATGGTGTGTGTTGGGCCAAGTGGAGAAGCTCCCATGGATCTGGACGCTGCCGCAGCTGAGAGCCAGGAGTTCCTGAGCACCCGCACGAACGAAAGACAGGAGATGATCGTCCTGAATGACAGACTGGCTGTTTACATCGACAAG GTTCGAATGCTTGAGCAGAAGAACAAGTTGCTGGAAGCAGAGATCGAGGCCTACCAGAACAGGTTCCAGAAGCCTACGGGCCTGCGCTTGCTCTACGAGGAGcagctgaaggagctgaagaagATTGCTGATCAGATGAGAGTCCAGCGG GACATCTCTTTTGCTGCTAAGGAGGCTGCAGCTGGTCAACTAGAGGCAATCAAAATCCGATATGAGGAGGCCTTGGAGCTGAGAAAGAAGGCCGAGTTAGAGATCGAAGCCTTCCGTCCA GATGTAGACAAAGCCACTTCCTCCCGCATTGCCTTGGAGAAAAagctggagcagctggaggTTGAAATCGAGTTCTTGAAACGGATCCATCAGCAG GAAATCGAAGAGCTCATGAAGCAGATCTACGCCGCCCACGTCTCGGCCGAGAGCGCCTTCTCTCTGCCCGACCTGGCTGGCGCTTTGAAGCAAATCCAAACCCAATACGACGACATCGCAGCCAAAAACCTTCAG GAAATGGATTCATGGTACAAGAACAAGTTTgaagatttaacaaaaaagacGTCGAGACACGTAGACAAAGTTCGAAGTGTCAGGGAAGAAATAGCTGGGGCCAAGAAGGAT ATCCAAAACAAAGAACGTGGCTTGGACTCCCTGAGGACCAAAAACGAAGCCCTTGAAGCACGGCTTCGAGAGACACTGGAAAAGCACAAGAAGGAactggaagagctgcag GCTCGGATTGAGGCCCTGCAGCTTGAGCTAAAATCCACCAAGACGAAAATTGCCCTGCACCTGCGTGAGTACCAAGAACTTTTAAACATCAAGATGGCTTTGGAGATTGAGATCACCACGTACAG AAAATTAATTGAGGGGGAAGACCTGCGGCTCTCTGGCATGATGAATTCTCTCTCCGTTACCAGTTGTAGCATGAGCGCCATTGGTGCTGGGGTGAGCATTAGCGGAGGAAGCATTGATGGTGTTGGTGGTTTGGGTGGTGGACCAATAATAGGAGGCGgcagaggaggagttggaggcATGGTGGGTGGTTTGGGATTGAGTGCGGATATGGTTGCCGGAGTCACAGGATCACTTTCTGGCGATGGAAAAGTTCTGGATGGCAGGAGTACCGGTGATATGAAAAGTCCCGCTGGCAGAGCAAATATTGAACAGGGAGGTGTAGGTGTCAGAGCAGGTGATGAGAGTCTTGGCACCGATGGAAGAATGAGTGCTTCTGGTGCTAGTGGTTTTGGCTCTGGTAGCTTTGGTCCTGGTACTGGTAAGGTGGGTACAGTTGGCTCTAGTGCTGGTGTTTTAGGCGCTGGTCCAGAGGGTCCAGGTTTTGGCACTCCAGGCTTGGGTACTGATGTTGGTGGTGAGGGATCTATCCATAGAGGACTGGGGGACAGAAGTGGAATCAGAACACATGCAGATGGTGACATCTCAGGGGTAGTAGGTGGTGTGGGTGCCGCTGGAGTTGGATTCAAAAGAGGATACGGCGGTGAGACGGAAGGCAGAAGTACTGATTTGGATAGTGGTGTTGGTGGGGTAGGATTTGGCTGTGGGGGAATAGGTGACAGCAGTGGAGTTGAAACACATGCAGATGGAAACATCTTGAGCTCAGCAGGTGGTGTACGTGCAGCTGGAGCTGATATTAAGGGTGTTGGGTTGGACACTGGTGTTGGTGGTGTGGGACTTATTTCCAGAGAAATGGGTGGCAGCGGTGGGGTTGGCGCACAATTGGATGGTAACATCTCAGGTGGCGTGAGTGCAGCTGGAATGGGACTTGGAAGAGGTGGTGCAACTGAGGGCAAGGGCACTAGGGTTGATGGTGGAATGGGTGACGATGGAGGTACAGCCCGTGGAGCGACGCTTTCTGAAACCCGAAGAGGAATCTCAGGTGCTGCCAGACCTGCAGGGAGGGGCGGGGACGATGTGGGTGTTGCTCTGTCAGGCGGTGGCGGAGTTGGTGGAGTTGGTAGGATTGGTGGAGGGAAGGGTGACATATGTGGTGTCAAGATTGGATCTGGATCGGATGGTTTTGACGGCAACACCGAGTCCTATGTGGAGCAGGCTGTGGAGCTGACAGAGAGAAGAACAGTGCTTATTAG AACAGTTAAAAAGGAGGATGATGTGCTGGAGATGGATCACCAAGAACAGACCTACACCATCACTGGCGCTGCCTCTGACTCCGATGTCGAGTGA
- the tstd3 gene encoding thiosulfate sulfurtransferase/rhodanese-like domain-containing protein 3, whose translation MALRRCWRLTGVLSRLPVPHGSSSPVGRVAVSCFVDTYRGCKKTEFQLRKFSSEGRNTDVSYAQLKQLLADGKTVVVDVREPWELREYGFIPGSVNVPLGQVNTALQLAPEEFKDKYDGEMPRQTDNIVFVCLAGVRSKTALNAAASLGFTDVQHYPGGWQDWAEQEQLK comes from the exons ATGGCGCTTAGGAGATGCTGGAGGTTGACCGGTGTTCTCTCCAGACTCCCCGTTCCTCATGGGTCTTCTTCACCTGTGGGACGGGTAGCTGTGTCCTGCTTTGTCGACACTTACCGAGGCTGCAAAA AAACAGAGTTCCAGCTCCGCAAATTTAGCTCTGAAGGACGGAACACAGATGTGAGTTATGCGCAGCTCAAGCAGCTCCTGGCTGACGGCAAAACTGTAGTTGTGGATGTCCGGGAACCCTGGGAGCTCCGGGAGTACGGCTTCATCCCCGGATCTGTCAACGTCCCAC TGGGACAGGTGAACACTGCCCTCCAGCTCGCTCCGGAGGAGTTTAAAGATAAATACGACGGCGAAATGCCCAGGCAGACGGATAACATTGTGTTCGTGTGTCTGGCCGGGGTCAGAAGCAAGACTGCCCTCAACGCAGCCGCTTCGCTGGGATTTACAGA TGTTCAGCATTATCCCGGTGGATGGCAAGACTGGGCGGAACAGGAACAGCTGAAGTGA